From the genome of Plasmodium malariae genome assembly, chromosome: 9, one region includes:
- the PmUG01_09012400 gene encoding uncharacterized protein: MEKKYLLEELYIFILVMKLEECKNVHYMENSVSYIENSINKSETKENLYRKLQIKKNTIGFIIHVSENSKNKDIYGYKYESSIDYGIIDWIRGYIYVNSIYIENTTQKYYKILE, translated from the coding sequence atggagAAAAAATACTTACTAGAAGaactgtatatatttatacttgtGATGAAACTAGAagaatgtaaaaatgtacattatATGGAAAATAGTGTATCATATATAGAGAATTCCATAAATAAATCGGAGAcgaaagaaaatttatatagaaaattacagataaaaaaaaatacgattGGTTTCATTATCCACGTTTCagaaaatagtaaaaataaggatATTTATggttataaatatgaaagtTCCATTGATTATGGAATAATAGATTGGATAAGaggttatatatatgtaaattccatatatatagagaATACTACACaaaaatactataaaatattgGAATAA